The stretch of DNA AATATCTGCAGAAATGTAACTCTGTTTAAAGCTGGCGTTAAGGTTTTTATTTATGTAGCGAAAGTCGTAATCCCCAAAACTATTGATAAAACTTTGATATTTCATCCTTTTCTCCCAAAAATGTGTTTGGTCAAAAATTAATGTACTTTGTAAAAAGCACAACTTAGAAATACAAACTTGTCTTGAATATAACTAAAAACGCAGGTGAATTGGATTTACCTGCGCTTTTAGTTAAGAGGGTAATTAAGATTAACTGAGTTTGAGTTCGTCGTTAATGAGTTTGATATTGATGCGGCTGGAGTCCTCTAGATCACCTGCGAGCAACTTACGAGCAATCATGGTCTCGAGCTGACGTTGCAAGTAGCGTTTGAGGGGACGGGCACCGTAAACGGGGTCGTAACCTTGTTCGCCAATGAATGCTTTAGCATCATCACTAATGCTTAATGTAACTCCTTGATCTTTGAGACGCTTACTCAAGTCTTGCGTCAAGATCGAAACAATTTTGACGATCTCGGATTTCTGCAGTTGTTTGAAGAGGACGATTTCGTCAATACGATTGAGAAACTCGGGACGGAACGAGGCTCGGAGTTGATTCATAACTTCATTGCGAGCTTGCTTGTCCTGTTCTTCATCTTGGCCTTGGATCTTTAAGAGATGTTCGGAACCAATATTTGAAGTAAGGATAATCACTGTGTTTCGGAAGTCCACAGTACGTCCACGGGAATCAGTCAAACGACCATCATCGAGTAGCTGTAAGAGAATGTTGAAGACATCAGGGTGCGCTTTTTCAATCTCGTCAAAGAGTACGACGGAGTAGGGCTTACGGCGAACCGCTTCGGTAAGGTAACCGCCTTCTTCATAACCCACGTAACCGGGAGGAGCCCCAACTAAGCGAGATACAGAATGTTTTTCCATATACTCACTCATATCAATTCGAATGAGGTCTTCGGAATCGAAAAGCGAATAAGCTAAGGTTTTAGCCAGCTCAGTTTTACCAACACCTGTTGGGCCGAGGAAGATGAAGCTACCTATTGGACGGCGAGGATCTTTGATGCCCGCACGAGCACGGATCACGGCATCGGCGACAGCTTGCACGGCTTCGTCTTGGCCAATGACTTTTTCGTGAAGTGTTTCGTCGAGTTTAAGCAGTTTTTGTTTCTCACCTTCAACGAGGCGGGTTACTGGAATCCCCGTCCAACGTGCAACCACATCGGCAATTTCTTCTTCCTCAACACGTTCGTGAATGAGAGCATTTTCTTGAACGCGCGCGGCTTCTTCTTCCAGTTCTTTGATTTCCGCTTCGAGCTGAGGGATATCGTTGTACTGAATTTGAGCTAGGCGTTCGTAGTCTTGGCTATTTTGCACATTCTGGAACTCAGTTCGCAGTTCATCGAGCTGCTCACGTTTATTACTCACGGCTTGAATGGCTTCTTTTTCTTTCTGCCATTGGGCGCGCATAGTGGAAGAACTCTCCTGAAGATCAGCGAGTTCTTTGCGCAATTGTTGCAGACGTTCTTTAGAAGCTTTATCTTTTTCCTTTTTGAGAGCGACTTCTTCAATTTCTAGTCGCATGATTTTACGGGTAATTTCATCTAATTCCGCGGGCATGGAGTCAATCTCGGTACGAATGGAAGCACAGGCTTCATCCATGAGGTCAATAGCTTTGTCCGGTAAGAAACGATCTGAAATATAGCGATCGGAAAGTGTTGCGGCTGCCACGAGTGCGGTGTCCGCAATTTTGACGCCATGGTGAACTTCGAAGCGTTCTTTGAGCCCACGGAGAATAGAGATGGTGTCTTCCACATTGGGAGCATCGACCATGACGGGTTGGAAGCGACGTTCGAGTGCAGCGTCTTTTTCGATGTATTTGCGGTGTTCGTCAAGAGTTGTGGCACCAATGCAGTAGAGTTCACCACGGGCAAGCATGGGTTTGAGCATATTGCCCGCATCGGATGAACCCTCGGTTTTACCCGCACCGACAATGGTGTGAATTTCATCAATGAAGAGGATGATTTGACCGTCGGCACTTTTAATTTCTTTGAGAACGGCCTTGAGTCGTTCCTCGAAGTCGCCACGGAACTTGGCGCCTGCCATGAGTGCGGTCATATCTAAAGAGAAAATAGTTTTATCTTTGAGTCCTTCGGGGACATCGCCACGAACAATACGTTGAGCGAGGCCTTCGATAATAGCTGTTTTACCAACGCCAGCTTCACCAATGAGGATCGGGTTGTTTTTGGTTT from Lentisphaera araneosa HTCC2155 encodes:
- the clpB gene encoding ATP-dependent chaperone ClpB, with translation MDINHFTEKSREALAAAQSLATELQHQQLDVEHFVYALLHQEPSLAARIIDRCNAKSADFTAVLKQGLDARGKLSNPSEVYFSSRITPFISKAEKEAKKLDDTYLSAEHFLLASTHESKNSDIGKVLNQFDINHKSLKEACMSVRGGQKCDSPNPENTYEALEKYGSDLVELARSGKLDPVIGRDTEIRSIVRILSRKTKNNPILIGEAGVGKTAIIEGLAQRIVRGDVPEGLKDKTIFSLDMTALMAGAKFRGDFEERLKAVLKEIKSADGQIILFIDEIHTIVGAGKTEGSSDAGNMLKPMLARGELYCIGATTLDEHRKYIEKDAALERRFQPVMVDAPNVEDTISILRGLKERFEVHHGVKIADTALVAAATLSDRYISDRFLPDKAIDLMDEACASIRTEIDSMPAELDEITRKIMRLEIEEVALKKEKDKASKERLQQLRKELADLQESSSTMRAQWQKEKEAIQAVSNKREQLDELRTEFQNVQNSQDYERLAQIQYNDIPQLEAEIKELEEEAARVQENALIHERVEEEEIADVVARWTGIPVTRLVEGEKQKLLKLDETLHEKVIGQDEAVQAVADAVIRARAGIKDPRRPIGSFIFLGPTGVGKTELAKTLAYSLFDSEDLIRIDMSEYMEKHSVSRLVGAPPGYVGYEEGGYLTEAVRRKPYSVVLFDEIEKAHPDVFNILLQLLDDGRLTDSRGRTVDFRNTVIILTSNIGSEHLLKIQGQDEEQDKQARNEVMNQLRASFRPEFLNRIDEIVLFKQLQKSEIVKIVSILTQDLSKRLKDQGVTLSISDDAKAFIGEQGYDPVYGARPLKRYLQRQLETMIARKLLAGDLEDSSRINIKLINDELKLS